The stretch of DNA GCGTGCAGCTCCTCCGGGGTCGAGTTCTGGCTGCCGACCTCGCCGATCTCGCCGCCCACCGAAACGGTGACGCCGCGCGGCTCGTGCGCACGGATGAACGCGGTGAGCTCGGCGCAGCGCTCGCCGTTCACCTGCTGCTGCGCTTCGTGCCCGTGCTTCGACAGATCGACGAGCGTCGAGGTGTCCACGTCGATGTTGTAGAAGCCGGCGCGAATCGCCTCGAGCGTCAGATCCTCGACCGCGCGAACCTCCCCCTCGGGGTCGGCCGCGTATTTCTTGGCGTTGACCTGGAAGTGGTCGCCCTGGATGAACACCGGTCCCTTCCAGCCCTCGCGCAGCGCCGCGCCCAGCAGCACGAACGCGTATTCGGCCGGACGCTGATCGGTGTAGCTGATCTCGGAGCGCGCGATCTCGCAGATCACCGCGCCGGCGTCGAGCGCGCGCCGCGCGCGAAACAACGCGCGCGCCGTGTCGTAGGCCAGCCCGCGGATGTTGATCGCGGGCACCGTGAAGTCGAGCGGGGTCTCGCCGCGCCCGCGAGCCATGTAGAGGCCGTGAATGCTGGCCGGATAGAGGCCCGAGGAGCGCGCCTGATCGAGCACCGCCTGGCGCGCCCGCGCGCGAACCGGCTCGGCGCCGAACACGCCGCTCCACACCAGTCGATCGAGGGCCTCGCCGCTGCCGCTGGCGAGCGCCGCGGTCGCGATCCGCACTTCGTCGGCGTTCTTCAGTTCCATTCAGGCTCCCGGAAGCCCGGCTCCGGACCCGGATTCACCGGGTGCCCTGCGGCCGGAGTGGATGGCTAAAGATGCGGCGAGAGAATTCGGAGTATAGCCCGGCGACGCGCAGGTCGACCAGAAGCGCGGCGGGATTCAGCGCCCGGCGGCGCCCAGCGCCACGAAGCCGTCGCGACCCTGTCGAAGCTCGGGGAAGCGACCGGGATCGTAGCTGGAGATGCCGGGGGAATTCTTCCAGCTCAGCAGATCGGCGAGCTCGAGCGTGCACGCAGCGGCCATGCCCATGCCGTGGCCGGTGAAGCCGCCGCAGATCGCGAGGTGATGCCCGGCGTCGAGCCAGCCGACCAGCGGCCGCCCGTCGCGCGCGAAACCCATGGTGCCCGCCCAGCGATGCTCGATCGCGGCGCCCTCCGGGACCAGCTCGGCCAGCCCGGACTCGATGCCCTTCTGGATCGCCTCGGTCGGCTCATCCTCGTAGCCGCTCTCGCCGTCGAAGTCGAGGTCGCGCCAGCCGCCGATCACCAGCCGGCCGTCGCGGGTCTGTCGCCAGTACCGATACCCGTACTGGGCGTAGGTGGGATAGGGGGCCACCTCACGCCCGATCGGCGCGGTCGACAGCATCTGCCCGCGCCTCGGCACGATCAGGTCGCCGAGCGCCGGGCACAGCTGCGGGGTGAAGGCGTTGGTGCACAGCACCAGCGTTCGCGCGCGCACCGTGCCGCGCTCGACTTCCGCGGTCCACAGCCCGCCGCTCCAGCGCGCCGAGCGCAGCGCGGTATGTCCGTGCATGCGCACGCCGTGCGCCTCCGCGGCTCGGGCAACGCCGTGGATCAAGCGCACCGGGTGAAGCTCGCCATCCTCGGACGAGAGCAGCGCGGACACGAAGCGTGAGGTCGCCTGCCCCGGCACGGCGCGCTCGACCGGGATCTCCTTCATCGCGAATCCGTCGGCCTGCAACAGGGGAATCGCGGCGCGATACTCTTCGGATTCCTCCTCCGAGCACGCCAGGCGCACACTGCCGTGGCGGCGGTAGTCGCAGTCGATGCCGAGCTTCTCGATCAGCTCGCGCAGCCGCGCGTGCGAACGGCGTCCGGTCTCGAGCACCGCGCGCGCTCCGAGACGACCCCAGAACTCCACCGCCTGCGGGTAGGGCTCGGCCGGGGCCGCCAGCAGGAATCCGGCATTGCGGCCGCTCGCCGAGCCGGCGATCGGCCCGGCTTCCAGCAGAGCCACCACCGCGCCCTGCTCCACCAGCGTGTAGGCCAGCGTCACCCCGGTGATGCCGCCGCCCACGATCAGCACCTCGGCGTCGATCTCGGCCTCGAGCGGCGCGAAGGCGGGAGGCGGAGCGGACCACCACAGGGATCGGGGCTCAGTGCCGGGCCGGGACATAGAGTCGCATTGTGACGGCGACGCGCGTTCCCGACAAGCGAGGCGGGGGTCTCGAAACGCGGCGGAAGCTCCTCGCCGCGTTGACACCCCGCGCGTCAGGGGCTTGAATCAACGGGATTCGGACCCGTGAACCACCCGATCCCTCGAGGTGCGCTTGAGCACCAGCATCTGCCGGCTGCGAGTCAACGGCGAGTCCCGCGAGTGCGCGGTCACCCCGGGCACCACGCTGCTCGAGGCCTTGCGTTACGGCCTCGGCCTCACCGGATCGAAGCAGGGCTGCGACAAAGGCGACTGCGGCGCCTGCACGGTGGTGATGGACGGCGCGCCGGTGCTGTCGTGCATCAGCCTGGCGCTGGCGTGCGAGGGTCGGGAGGTGGTGACCATCGAAGGGCTCGCGCGTGAGGGCCGGCCGCATCCGCTTCAGGACGCGTTCGACGTGACCGGCGGCGCGCAGTGCGGATTCTGCACGCCCGGGATCCTGATGAGCGCGTGGGCACTGCTCGAGCGCGAGCCGCGGCCGACGCGCCGGGAGATCGCGCAGGCGCTCTCGGGGAATCTCTGCCGCTGCACCGGCTACACCAAGATCTTCGAGGCGGTGGAGCTGGCCAGCCGGCGCATGAGCGAAGCCGCGGCCGCCGAAGGCGCGCGGTGAGCGGCTCCTCCCGTCGTTCCGGGACGCCGCGCGTTCCCAGCGGGCGCGCGATGCCGAACGACGACCGGCTGACGCCGCCGGTCTGGCCGGAAGGGCGGACGCTGCCCCCGGGCGGAGCGTTCTCGACCATCGGCCGCCGCAACCGCAAGATCGAGGGGCTGGCGA from Candidatus Sulfotelmatobacter sp. encodes:
- a CDS encoding class II fructose-bisphosphate aldolase: MELKNADEVRIATAALASGSGEALDRLVWSGVFGAEPVRARARQAVLDQARSSGLYPASIHGLYMARGRGETPLDFTVPAINIRGLAYDTARALFRARRALDAGAVICEIARSEISYTDQRPAEYAFVLLGAALREGWKGPVFIQGDHFQVNAKKYAADPEGEVRAVEDLTLEAIRAGFYNIDVDTSTLVDLSKHGHEAQQQVNGERCAELTAFIRAHEPRGVTVSVGGEIGEVGSQNSTPEELHAFMKVYAAALTRLAPGAPGLSKISIQTGTSHGGVPLPDGTIARVKIDFDAIDKLSKLARQPYGMAGAVQHGASTLPAELFNRFPQLGACEIHLATEFQNMIFDSPQLPADLKQAIYAKLRETEAGDRKPSDSDEQFYYKTRKKALGGWKRELWGLPADVRRAMGAALEEKFRFLLTQLHVGGTRALAEKYAPFVPDSFPSAGAPVRAGAAEDVSGLSD
- a CDS encoding FAD-dependent oxidoreductase, which translates into the protein MSRPGTEPRSLWWSAPPPAFAPLEAEIDAEVLIVGGGITGVTLAYTLVEQGAVVALLEAGPIAGSASGRNAGFLLAAPAEPYPQAVEFWGRLGARAVLETGRRSHARLRELIEKLGIDCDYRRHGSVRLACSEEESEEYRAAIPLLQADGFAMKEIPVERAVPGQATSRFVSALLSSEDGELHPVRLIHGVARAAEAHGVRMHGHTALRSARWSGGLWTAEVERGTVRARTLVLCTNAFTPQLCPALGDLIVPRRGQMLSTAPIGREVAPYPTYAQYGYRYWRQTRDGRLVIGGWRDLDFDGESGYEDEPTEAIQKGIESGLAELVPEGAAIEHRWAGTMGFARDGRPLVGWLDAGHHLAICGGFTGHGMGMAAACTLELADLLSWKNSPGISSYDPGRFPELRQGRDGFVALGAAGR
- a CDS encoding (2Fe-2S)-binding protein, with product MSTSICRLRVNGESRECAVTPGTTLLEALRYGLGLTGSKQGCDKGDCGACTVVMDGAPVLSCISLALACEGREVVTIEGLAREGRPHPLQDAFDVTGGAQCGFCTPGILMSAWALLEREPRPTRREIAQALSGNLCRCTGYTKIFEAVELASRRMSEAAAAEGAR